The following are encoded together in the Xanthobacter autotrophicus Py2 genome:
- a CDS encoding GAF modulated sigma54 specific transcriptional regulator, Fis family (PFAM: sigma-54 factor interaction domain-containing protein; helix-turn-helix Fis-type; GAF domain protein~SMART: AAA ATPase~KEGG: pna:Pnap_0620 GAF modulated sigma54 specific transcriptional regulator, fis family), whose product MKREQAAHIDELVRAASGHGSRRDAIIEASWRRCVNEHNLDPVVLRDPCIVTHARLREHQEAMDEFLHTARFGVETLYREVAGLGYVLLLTDAKGITVDFIGDPTFDSNLMRAGLYLGADWNEPHAGTCAVGTCIATGEALVVHQSDHFDATHIPLTCTAAPVFDPSGALAAVLDISALHSPQPKESQYLALQFVKSVAHKIETAHLLNRFRREWIVKLAPSPEFADVDPAYVLAVDGSGRILGFNNRTRQLMMRELECRPALADGRPLAGRPLSEFFDLQVDDLPRLMPSRPASQRMVRLALSGTPLFAQAQQPPARVASPSPLAPAPVLPKPLEALTCGDGAMLEVAARAAKLVNTQMSLLICGETGTGKEHLAKAIHAASGRAGKPFVPVNCAALPETLIEGELFGYEPGAFTGAAAKGKRGLVMEADGGTLFLDEIGDMPLTLQTRLLRVLAEREVTPIGRTRPVPVNIRVIAATHRDLIAEVKAGRFREDLYFRLSGGVLALPALRQRADLDWLVARFLAERGGVLRVPFELSGEARAALHAYAWPGNIRELANALDYACAVAGDAVIAWDDLPDRIRHAAPVATGPCGTAPVALLAGSSAVGGMAAGGTSPDERGALLALLAAQRWNVSAVARALGVDRTTIHRRMRRLGITSPRHGDEGGN is encoded by the coding sequence ATGAAGCGGGAGCAGGCCGCGCACATCGATGAGCTGGTGCGCGCGGCGAGCGGGCACGGCTCGCGCCGCGATGCCATCATCGAGGCGTCGTGGCGGCGCTGCGTCAACGAGCACAACCTCGACCCGGTGGTGCTGCGCGACCCGTGCATCGTTACCCATGCCCGCCTGCGCGAGCATCAGGAGGCCATGGACGAGTTCCTGCACACGGCGCGCTTCGGGGTGGAGACGCTTTATCGCGAGGTGGCGGGCCTCGGCTACGTGCTGCTGCTCACCGATGCCAAGGGCATCACGGTGGATTTCATCGGCGATCCCACCTTCGACAGCAACCTCATGCGCGCCGGCCTCTATCTCGGCGCCGACTGGAACGAGCCGCATGCCGGCACCTGCGCGGTGGGCACCTGCATCGCCACCGGCGAGGCGCTGGTGGTGCACCAGTCCGACCATTTCGACGCCACCCACATCCCGCTGACCTGCACGGCCGCGCCGGTGTTCGACCCCAGCGGCGCGCTGGCGGCGGTGCTGGACATCTCGGCGCTGCATTCGCCGCAGCCCAAGGAGAGCCAGTATCTGGCGTTGCAGTTCGTCAAATCCGTCGCCCACAAGATCGAGACGGCGCACCTTCTCAACCGCTTCCGCCGCGAATGGATCGTGAAGCTCGCGCCCTCGCCGGAATTTGCCGACGTGGACCCGGCCTATGTGCTGGCGGTGGATGGATCGGGCCGCATCCTCGGCTTCAACAACCGCACCCGCCAGCTCATGATGCGCGAGCTGGAGTGCCGCCCCGCCCTGGCCGACGGGCGGCCGCTCGCCGGCCGACCCCTGTCCGAGTTCTTCGACCTCCAGGTGGACGACCTGCCGCGCCTCATGCCGTCGCGGCCGGCGTCGCAGCGCATGGTGCGCCTCGCCCTCTCCGGCACGCCCTTGTTCGCGCAGGCCCAGCAGCCGCCGGCGCGTGTCGCCTCGCCCTCGCCTCTTGCCCCCGCGCCGGTCCTGCCGAAGCCTTTGGAAGCCCTCACCTGCGGCGATGGCGCCATGCTGGAGGTGGCGGCGCGGGCGGCCAAGCTCGTCAACACCCAGATGAGCCTGCTCATCTGCGGCGAGACCGGCACCGGCAAGGAGCATCTGGCCAAAGCCATCCATGCCGCGAGCGGTCGTGCCGGCAAGCCGTTCGTGCCGGTGAACTGCGCAGCGCTGCCGGAGACGCTGATCGAGGGCGAATTGTTCGGCTACGAGCCGGGCGCCTTCACCGGCGCCGCCGCCAAGGGCAAGCGCGGCCTCGTCATGGAGGCGGACGGCGGCACCCTCTTCCTCGACGAGATCGGCGACATGCCGCTGACCCTCCAGACCCGCCTGTTGCGGGTGCTGGCCGAGCGCGAGGTGACGCCCATCGGCCGCACCCGTCCGGTGCCGGTGAACATCCGCGTCATCGCCGCCACCCACCGCGACCTCATCGCCGAGGTGAAGGCCGGGCGCTTCCGCGAGGACCTCTATTTCCGCCTCAGCGGCGGCGTGCTCGCTTTGCCGGCCCTGCGCCAGCGCGCGGATCTCGACTGGCTGGTGGCGCGGTTTCTGGCCGAGCGGGGCGGGGTGCTGCGGGTGCCGTTCGAGCTGTCGGGCGAGGCGCGGGCGGCGCTGCACGCCTATGCGTGGCCCGGCAACATCCGCGAGCTGGCCAATGCGCTGGACTATGCCTGCGCGGTGGCGGGCGACGCCGTCATCGCCTGGGACGACCTGCCCGACCGCATCCGCCACGCGGCGCCGGTGGCGACTGGGCCGTGTGGGACGGCGCCTGTGGCGCTCCTCGCCGGGTCTTCTGCCGTTGGCGGGATGGCGGCCGGTGGCACCAGTCCGGACGAGCGCGGCGCCCTGCTGGCGCTTCTTGCCGCCCAGCGCTGGAACGTCTCGGCGGTGGCCCGCGCGCTGGGCGTGGACCGCACCACCATCCACCGCCGCATGCGCCGCTTGGGGATCACCTCGCCACGGCATGGGGACGAGGGGGGCAACTGA